Proteins encoded by one window of Streptomyces sp. ALI-76-A:
- a CDS encoding substrate-binding domain-containing protein: MTLTASTSTLLLAACGIVDGVGGSSSSAAPKKGNDITVGLLLPDKETTRFEKFDHPLIKKRVAALTAGKGEVRYANAEASASKQSAQMDEMITDKVDVILVDAVDAKAIAPAVRKAKDAAIPVIAYDRLAEGPIDAYVSHDNELVGQVQGRALIGALGGKAATSKIVMMNGAPADPNTARFRSGALDELEGRVVIAEQYDTKEWLPAVAKANMKKAIQSVGLGDIAAVYSANDGMAGAVIEALKEAGATDIPPVTGQDADLAAVQRIVSGEQYMTVYKSFLLEADNAAKMAVARVQGRSIEFEALTPDTVDSPTQQDIPSMLVQVVAVTKDNIKETVVQDGVYSVRDICTAAYEEDCAAIGLE, encoded by the coding sequence ATGACCCTGACCGCCTCCACCTCGACCCTCCTGCTCGCCGCGTGCGGCATCGTGGACGGCGTCGGCGGGAGCAGCAGCTCCGCGGCCCCGAAGAAGGGCAACGACATCACCGTGGGACTCCTGCTGCCCGACAAGGAGACGACCCGCTTCGAGAAGTTCGACCATCCCCTCATCAAGAAGCGGGTCGCCGCCCTGACCGCAGGCAAGGGCGAGGTCCGCTACGCCAACGCGGAGGCGAGCGCTTCCAAGCAGAGCGCGCAGATGGACGAGATGATCACCGACAAGGTGGACGTGATCCTGGTGGACGCGGTGGACGCCAAGGCCATCGCCCCCGCCGTGCGGAAGGCCAAGGACGCCGCCATCCCCGTCATCGCCTACGACCGGCTCGCCGAGGGCCCGATCGACGCGTACGTCTCGCACGACAACGAACTCGTCGGCCAGGTGCAGGGCCGAGCTCTGATCGGCGCTCTCGGCGGCAAGGCCGCGACCAGCAAGATCGTCATGATGAACGGCGCGCCGGCCGACCCCAACACCGCACGCTTCCGGAGCGGTGCCCTCGACGAGCTGGAGGGCCGCGTGGTCATAGCCGAGCAGTACGACACCAAGGAGTGGCTGCCCGCGGTCGCCAAGGCCAACATGAAGAAGGCGATCCAGTCCGTCGGGCTCGGGGACATCGCCGCCGTCTACTCCGCCAACGACGGTATGGCGGGCGCCGTCATCGAGGCGCTGAAGGAGGCGGGCGCCACCGACATCCCGCCGGTGACCGGTCAGGACGCGGATCTGGCGGCCGTCCAGCGGATCGTCTCGGGCGAGCAGTACATGACCGTGTACAAGTCGTTCCTGCTGGAGGCGGACAACGCGGCGAAGATGGCGGTGGCCAGGGTCCAGGGCCGCTCGATCGAGTTCGAGGCGCTGACCCCCGACACGGTCGACAGTCCGACCCAGCAGGACATCCCGTCGATGCTGGTCCAGGTGGTCGCCGTCACCAAGGACAACATCAAGGAGACGGTGGTCCAGGACGGCGTCTACAGCGTGCGGGACATCTGCACCGCCGCGTACGAGGAGGACTGCGCGGCGATCGGGCTGGAGTAA
- a CDS encoding LAETG motif-containing sortase-dependent surface protein produces MSIARRVTARRLLGTGAAALVLCAVSAPTSWATGTPGGDGWKSGDTYEPGTGAGTETGTDRCQFSLDGTGFFDSVKVDDQNLRPTDDGKVHIKVRTAGDAATCTASLASYLAHGATFNTSGEQVFVDFDTVTVKPGQTESLDIAVPDAGCFAQIDLYRGAVKFDGELDAKDGFVHGDLPKGPDRPVIKDKLIAAWNGGTKDCTTAPSEPPATPTPTPSVPESTEPSTPAEETTPPATEPPASGTPTTEAPTTDAPTPSASESTTAPAPAPNGGGEDLAETGANSSTGPIAIGAAVLLAGGAGIVMATRRRKATRA; encoded by the coding sequence ATGTCCATAGCTAGACGTGTCACCGCGCGCCGCCTGCTGGGGACGGGCGCCGCGGCGCTCGTCCTCTGTGCCGTCTCCGCCCCCACCTCCTGGGCGACCGGCACCCCCGGCGGCGACGGCTGGAAGTCCGGCGACACCTACGAGCCGGGCACGGGCGCGGGTACGGAGACTGGTACCGACCGCTGCCAGTTCTCCCTGGACGGCACGGGCTTCTTCGACTCGGTCAAGGTCGACGACCAGAACCTCAGGCCCACCGACGACGGCAAGGTCCACATCAAGGTCCGCACCGCCGGTGACGCCGCCACCTGCACCGCCTCCCTCGCGTCCTACCTCGCGCACGGCGCCACCTTCAACACCTCCGGTGAGCAGGTCTTCGTCGACTTCGACACGGTGACCGTGAAGCCGGGGCAGACCGAGTCCCTCGACATCGCGGTGCCGGACGCGGGCTGCTTCGCCCAGATCGACCTCTACCGGGGCGCGGTCAAGTTCGACGGGGAGCTCGACGCCAAGGACGGCTTCGTCCACGGCGACCTGCCCAAGGGCCCGGACCGCCCGGTCATCAAGGACAAGCTGATCGCGGCCTGGAACGGCGGCACGAAGGACTGCACGACGGCCCCGTCCGAGCCGCCGGCCACCCCGACTCCGACCCCCTCGGTCCCGGAGTCCACCGAGCCGTCCACGCCGGCCGAGGAGACGACCCCGCCGGCCACGGAGCCGCCGGCGAGCGGAACGCCGACCACCGAGGCGCCGACCACCGACGCCCCGACCCCGTCGGCCTCCGAGTCCACCACCGCGCCGGCCCCCGCGCCGAACGGCGGCGGCGAGGACCTCGCGGAGACCGGCGCCAACAGCAGCACGGGCCCGATCGCGATCGGAGCGGCGGTGCTGCTCGCGGGCGGCGCGGGCATCGTGATGGCGACGCGCCGCCGCAAGGCCACGCGCGCGTAG
- a CDS encoding helix-turn-helix transcriptional regulator, producing the protein MSERDDPVTIGRRVQQLRTARGLTQKQLAEPAYTPAYISTLEAGRVRPSDDALRHLCDRLGVGSDELTTGRPARLVTGLRLRLTEAQRTLAGGAAEAAAEQYAVLLSEAESLDLAEVSAAALLGLGECALETGALEEGRRCFERAEELCGDQPLPARVPALRGRAVSHYLAGELRYSVYLLESAIDELNRGGLHDPDALLLLYASVIGPYMDMGAHARAAQAAEFALALAPRAGDPALVARMHRSVARTLLAEGRLAEADASLAKAAELYRQLHLRTELANCHWMRGYVYAQNGRLERAEEELRQALTMLSARRAALYSSQVTVELAGVLHRRGTSEEAAALLHGVLSDLGSERGALHAAAAHRLLGIIAEDARDTDAAEEHYVRALSLLERAGAAGDLADLCRLLGDLLRRTGRVEAALDAYRTGLGHRTAPGTTTLGPAPAQPPL; encoded by the coding sequence ATGTCGGAGCGCGACGACCCGGTGACGATCGGGCGCCGGGTACAACAGCTGCGGACCGCCCGCGGGCTGACCCAGAAGCAGCTGGCGGAGCCCGCCTACACACCGGCGTACATCTCCACCCTGGAGGCCGGCCGGGTCCGGCCCTCCGACGACGCGCTCCGCCATCTCTGCGACCGGCTCGGGGTCGGCTCCGACGAGCTCACCACCGGCCGCCCGGCCCGGCTCGTCACCGGTCTGCGCCTGAGGCTCACCGAGGCCCAGCGCACCCTCGCCGGCGGAGCGGCCGAGGCGGCGGCCGAGCAGTACGCGGTCCTGCTCTCCGAGGCCGAGTCGCTCGACCTCGCCGAGGTGAGCGCGGCGGCCCTGCTCGGGCTGGGCGAATGCGCTCTGGAGACGGGCGCGTTGGAGGAGGGCCGCCGCTGTTTCGAGCGGGCGGAGGAGCTGTGCGGCGACCAGCCGCTGCCGGCCCGCGTCCCGGCCCTGCGCGGACGTGCCGTGTCCCACTACCTGGCGGGTGAACTGCGGTACTCCGTCTACCTGCTGGAGTCCGCCATCGACGAGCTCAACCGCGGCGGCCTGCACGACCCGGACGCCCTGCTCCTCCTCTACGCCAGCGTCATCGGCCCCTACATGGACATGGGCGCCCACGCCCGCGCCGCGCAGGCCGCCGAGTTCGCCCTCGCCCTCGCCCCACGCGCCGGAGACCCGGCCCTGGTCGCCCGGATGCACCGCTCCGTCGCCCGCACCCTCCTCGCCGAGGGCCGGCTCGCCGAGGCCGACGCCTCGCTGGCCAAGGCGGCCGAGCTCTACCGGCAGCTGCACCTGCGCACCGAGCTGGCCAACTGCCACTGGATGCGGGGATACGTGTACGCGCAGAACGGCCGGCTGGAGCGCGCCGAGGAGGAGCTGCGGCAGGCCCTGACCATGCTCTCCGCCCGGCGCGCGGCCCTCTACTCCAGTCAGGTCACCGTCGAGCTGGCCGGTGTCCTGCACCGGCGCGGCACGTCCGAGGAGGCCGCCGCCCTGCTGCACGGGGTGCTCAGCGACCTCGGCTCCGAACGCGGCGCGCTGCACGCGGCCGCCGCCCACCGCCTCCTCGGCATCATCGCCGAGGACGCCCGGGACACCGACGCCGCCGAGGAGCACTACGTCCGTGCCCTCAGTCTGCTGGAGCGCGCGGGGGCCGCCGGTGACCTGGCCGACCTGTGCCGGCTGCTCGGGGACCTGCTGCGCCGCACCGGCCGGGTGGAGGCCGCGCTGGACGCGTACCGCACGGGACTGGGCCACCGTACGGCCCCCGGCACCACCACTCTCGGTCCCGCACCCGCGCAGCCTCCCCTGTGA
- a CDS encoding nucleoside hydrolase, with protein sequence MTGQPIPVIIDCDTGVDDALALLFAVRHPGIDLRAVTCVAGNTDVDGVVRNTLTVLEQAGAAGIPVARGAERPLIEPVRTARHVHGEDGMGDLGLPAPTRTPVDVDAVTLLRREILASPRPVTLIPIAPLTNIALLLRTHPEVVRNIERIVFMGGAVATGNATPVAEFNVWHDPEAAAVLLTAGVPITMYGLDVFKQVLVPAADVQRLRAAAEPRLRLAGELLAHRDPATSGDPTPTGGLGDAGAVCAVVDPQGITTEPLPVEVSLAPGPARGQTVVDRRPRPGESEIHQGVREKPLVDVALGVDVERYVKLWLTTVEGV encoded by the coding sequence GTGACCGGTCAGCCCATCCCGGTGATCATCGACTGCGACACCGGCGTCGACGACGCCCTGGCCCTGCTGTTCGCCGTACGGCACCCGGGCATCGACCTGCGTGCGGTCACCTGCGTGGCCGGAAACACCGACGTCGACGGGGTGGTCCGCAACACCCTGACCGTGCTGGAGCAGGCGGGGGCGGCCGGCATCCCGGTCGCCCGGGGCGCCGAGCGTCCGCTGATCGAGCCGGTCCGCACGGCGCGGCACGTGCACGGCGAGGACGGGATGGGCGACCTCGGACTGCCCGCGCCCACCCGGACGCCGGTCGACGTGGACGCCGTCACCCTCCTCCGGCGGGAGATCCTCGCCTCCCCGAGGCCGGTCACCCTGATCCCCATCGCGCCCCTGACGAACATCGCCCTGCTCCTGCGCACCCACCCGGAGGTGGTCCGCAACATCGAGCGGATCGTGTTCATGGGCGGGGCGGTGGCCACGGGGAACGCCACACCGGTGGCCGAGTTCAACGTGTGGCACGACCCGGAGGCGGCGGCCGTCCTGCTCACCGCGGGCGTGCCGATCACCATGTACGGCCTGGACGTGTTCAAGCAGGTCCTGGTCCCGGCGGCGGACGTGCAGCGGCTGCGCGCCGCGGCGGAGCCCCGCCTGCGGTTGGCCGGCGAACTCCTCGCCCACCGCGACCCGGCCACCTCCGGCGACCCCACCCCGACCGGCGGCCTCGGCGACGCGGGCGCGGTCTGCGCGGTCGTCGACCCGCAGGGCATCACGACCGAGCCGCTGCCGGTCGAGGTGAGTCTGGCCCCGGGCCCGGCCCGGGGCCAGACGGTCGTCGACCGCCGGCCGCGCCCCGGAGAGTCCGAGATCCACCAGGGCGTCCGCGAGAAGCCCCTGGTGGACGTGGCGTTGGGCGTCGACGTGGAGCGGTACGTGAAGCTGTGGCTGACGACCGTCGAGGGCGTCTGA
- a CDS encoding MOSC N-terminal beta barrel domain-containing protein: MAVVVELTYYPLKGCAGITTGEAEVGPAGLAHDRAFMVVGVDGAARTQRRDPRLALITPEVGEDGGRLTLRAPDSAAAHVDVDTDGARRDVTMFGNPYRAIDQGDAVAAWLSRVLGEPSRLVRVPPEHDRVTDGRTPGTAAFADSSPLLVVSRASLDLLNLRMTGRGAPPLPMNRFRPNIVVAGWDEPHTEDRARRLTLGAAELAYAKPAVRCAVTLVDQDSGTRTGPEPLRTLADYRRSPDGVTFGTKFAVLRPGKVSVGDEVVVGEWSGPDVTGTR; this comes from the coding sequence ATGGCCGTAGTGGTGGAGTTGACGTACTACCCGCTGAAGGGCTGCGCGGGGATCACGACCGGCGAGGCGGAGGTCGGACCCGCGGGTCTCGCCCACGACCGCGCCTTCATGGTCGTCGGCGTGGACGGGGCCGCCCGCACCCAGCGGCGCGATCCCCGGCTGGCGCTGATCACGCCCGAGGTGGGCGAGGACGGCGGGCGGCTCACCCTGCGGGCCCCGGACAGCGCGGCGGCACACGTCGACGTGGACACGGACGGCGCCCGCCGGGACGTGACCATGTTCGGGAACCCGTACCGGGCCATCGACCAGGGCGACGCGGTCGCCGCCTGGCTGTCCCGGGTACTCGGCGAGCCGAGCCGGCTGGTACGGGTCCCGCCGGAACACGACCGGGTCACCGACGGCCGGACCCCGGGCACCGCCGCCTTCGCCGACAGCTCGCCCCTGCTCGTGGTGTCCCGCGCGAGCCTGGACCTGCTGAACCTGAGGATGACCGGGCGGGGCGCACCCCCGCTGCCCATGAACCGGTTCCGCCCGAACATCGTCGTGGCCGGCTGGGACGAGCCGCACACCGAGGACCGCGCCCGCCGTCTCACCCTCGGCGCCGCCGAACTGGCCTACGCCAAGCCGGCCGTCCGCTGCGCGGTCACCCTCGTCGACCAGGACTCCGGCACCCGGACGGGCCCGGAACCCCTGCGCACCCTGGCCGACTACCGCAGATCCCCGGACGGCGTCACCTTCGGCACGAAGTTCGCGGTGCTGCGCCCCGGCAAGGTGTCGGTGGGGGACGAGGTGGTGGTCGGGGAGTGGAGCGGGCCGGACGTGACCGGGACCCGGTGA
- a CDS encoding GAF and ANTAR domain-containing protein, with translation MQAAHVIAEGVRGAQPVEIPARLCMVAVKLLPVIGASVSLRAGGMPVQLSASSDQASYMSEVQATLGDGPCMYAAETGAPVLASDLTSGPDTRRWPVFAQQATAAGVQAVYSVPLGNDAVCVGTLDLYRATPGELTDRDLRTAQLVASVMTVALMALPRGEENVQGGGEPWLSGLAADHDEVYQAIGMIMVQLGVGSDEALARLRADAFANNRTALEVARDVVSHRKRFDRD, from the coding sequence GTGCAGGCCGCCCATGTGATCGCCGAGGGCGTACGGGGCGCCCAGCCCGTGGAGATCCCCGCGCGGCTGTGCATGGTCGCGGTCAAGCTGCTGCCGGTGATCGGCGCGAGCGTGTCGCTGCGCGCCGGCGGCATGCCCGTCCAGCTGAGCGCGAGCAGCGACCAGGCCTCGTACATGTCGGAGGTCCAGGCCACCCTGGGCGACGGGCCCTGCATGTACGCCGCCGAGACCGGTGCCCCGGTGCTCGCCTCCGACCTCACCAGCGGTCCGGACACCCGCCGTTGGCCGGTCTTCGCCCAGCAGGCGACGGCCGCCGGGGTGCAGGCCGTCTACTCGGTGCCGCTCGGGAACGACGCCGTGTGCGTGGGGACGCTCGACCTCTACCGCGCCACCCCCGGCGAACTCACCGACCGTGACCTGCGTACCGCGCAGCTCGTGGCGAGTGTCATGACGGTGGCCCTGATGGCACTGCCCCGGGGGGAGGAGAATGTGCAGGGAGGAGGAGAACCCTGGCTGAGCGGTCTGGCCGCCGATCACGACGAGGTCTACCAGGCCATCGGAATGATCATGGTGCAGCTCGGCGTCGGCTCGGACGAGGCGCTGGCCCGGTTGCGTGCCGACGCGTTCGCGAACAACCGCACCGCCCTGGAGGTGGCGCGCGATGTGGTCTCGCACAGGAAGAGGTTCGACCGTGACTAG
- a CDS encoding GAF and ANTAR domain-containing protein — protein sequence MNRELQLIRAFVDLADTLGARFDPLDLFGRLSEHCTQLLAVDAVGVVMADARGTLRAMASSDDDLGRLDLLQVRQEQGPSVDCFRTGEPVTADDLRQGVRWPAYTAHALEAGYVSVHVLPLRLDGRAIGAVALANRHSDVLPAGDIVVAQGLSDIAALTLAHWPAEARRPHDLLTSLQAAVSAKASVELARGLLSEYAGISFTEALRLLRQYAEKEGLSVTAVARALSERTLAPEELLEGVPGRA from the coding sequence ATGAACCGCGAGCTTCAGCTCATCCGCGCCTTCGTCGACCTCGCGGACACGCTGGGCGCGCGCTTCGACCCGCTCGACCTGTTCGGCCGGCTCAGCGAGCACTGCACGCAGCTGCTGGCGGTGGACGCGGTCGGGGTGGTGATGGCCGACGCGCGGGGCACCCTGCGCGCCATGGCGTCCTCCGACGACGACCTGGGCCGGCTCGACCTGCTCCAGGTCCGCCAGGAGCAGGGACCGTCCGTCGACTGCTTCCGCACCGGCGAACCCGTCACCGCCGACGATCTGCGCCAGGGAGTCCGCTGGCCCGCCTACACGGCCCACGCCCTGGAGGCCGGTTACGTCTCCGTGCACGTGCTGCCGCTCCGGCTCGACGGCCGCGCGATCGGCGCGGTGGCCCTCGCCAACCGGCACAGCGACGTCCTGCCGGCCGGCGACATCGTCGTGGCGCAGGGACTGAGCGACATCGCCGCGCTCACCCTGGCGCACTGGCCCGCCGAGGCCAGGCGTCCGCACGATCTGCTCACGTCCCTGCAGGCCGCGGTCTCCGCGAAGGCGTCCGTGGAGCTGGCGAGGGGACTCCTGTCCGAGTACGCGGGGATCTCCTTCACCGAGGCGTTGCGGCTGCTGCGCCAGTACGCGGAGAAGGAGGGGCTGTCCGTGACGGCTGTCGCCCGCGCGCTGTCGGAGCGCACGCTCGCTCCGGAGGAACTGCTGGAAGGAGTGCCGGGCCGCGCCTAG
- a CDS encoding MerR family transcriptional regulator: MPSSEQPDAADRLDDDHYPAYTMGRAAELIGATPSFLRALGEADLITPSRSDGGHRRYSRHQLRLAGRARDLVGQGTPIEAACRIIGLEDRLERALRDNEELRRPVRESAGTVPGE; the protein is encoded by the coding sequence ATGCCGTCATCAGAACAGCCGGACGCCGCCGACCGGCTCGACGACGACCACTACCCGGCGTACACCATGGGCCGGGCCGCCGAGCTGATCGGTGCCACACCGAGCTTCCTGCGGGCCCTCGGCGAGGCCGATCTGATCACCCCGAGCAGGTCGGACGGCGGTCACCGGCGGTACTCGCGCCACCAGCTGCGGCTGGCCGGCCGGGCCCGCGACCTGGTCGGCCAGGGCACGCCGATCGAGGCCGCCTGCCGCATCATCGGCCTGGAGGACCGGCTGGAGCGCGCCCTGCGCGACAACGAGGAGCTGCGCCGCCCGGTGCGGGAGTCCGCGGGCACCGTGCCCGGCGAGTGA
- a CDS encoding glycoside hydrolase family 13 protein, whose product MTESQSHRTDLSSKDPNWWRQAVVYQVYPRSFADADGDGLGDLKGVTRRLTHLAALGVDALWLSPFYPSELADGGYDVADYRDVDPRLGTLDDFDALTAEAHRLGLKVIVDLVPNHTSHQHAWFQEALAAGPGSPARDRYVFRDGRGPHGEHPPTDWQSVFGGSAWQRVPDGQWYLHLFASQQPDLNWENEEVRADFRTTLRFWSDRGVDGFRVDVAHALAKDLSEPLKDLGAPERSGEEALTEFPPGAHPFYDRDEVHEIYRDWRKILDAYRPPRMAVAEAWVPGVRRALYARPDELGQAFNFEYLQTGWDADGLRQVITDSLAGARAAGASATWVLSNHDVIRHTSRLMLPPGTDDNAWLLSGGHAPAIDTAAGLRRARAATLLMLALPGSSYVYQGEELGLPEVADLPVEVLQDPIWEQTGRVRKGRDGCRVPLPWTTTGPSYGFGAGGAWLPQPESFAEYAVEAQDGTEGSTLEFYRTALRLRRKLQEGESLTWADDSPPGVLDFARHDGWRCVANLSGTAVPLPAGEVLLASRPLDDGRLGPDTTVWLGP is encoded by the coding sequence GTGACCGAGTCCCAGTCCCACCGAACCGACCTCTCGTCCAAGGACCCCAACTGGTGGCGGCAGGCCGTCGTCTACCAGGTCTACCCCCGCAGCTTCGCCGACGCCGACGGCGACGGACTCGGGGACCTGAAGGGCGTCACCCGGCGCCTGACCCATCTCGCCGCCCTCGGGGTCGACGCCCTGTGGCTGAGTCCCTTCTACCCCTCCGAACTCGCCGACGGCGGCTACGACGTCGCCGACTACCGGGACGTCGACCCGCGTCTGGGCACCCTCGACGACTTCGACGCCCTGACCGCCGAGGCGCACCGCCTCGGCCTGAAGGTGATCGTCGACCTGGTCCCCAACCACACCTCGCACCAGCACGCCTGGTTCCAGGAGGCCCTCGCCGCCGGCCCCGGCTCTCCGGCCCGCGACCGCTACGTCTTCCGCGACGGACGCGGCCCGCACGGCGAACACCCGCCCACCGACTGGCAGTCCGTGTTCGGCGGCAGCGCCTGGCAGCGGGTGCCGGACGGCCAGTGGTACCTGCACCTGTTCGCCTCCCAGCAGCCCGACCTTAACTGGGAGAACGAGGAGGTCCGCGCCGACTTCCGCACCACCCTGCGCTTCTGGTCCGACCGCGGCGTGGACGGCTTCCGCGTCGACGTCGCGCACGCCCTGGCCAAGGACCTGAGCGAACCCCTGAAGGACCTCGGCGCCCCCGAACGCAGCGGCGAGGAGGCGCTGACCGAGTTCCCGCCCGGCGCCCACCCCTTCTACGACCGTGACGAGGTCCACGAGATCTACCGCGACTGGCGCAAGATCCTGGACGCCTACCGCCCGCCCCGCATGGCCGTCGCCGAGGCCTGGGTGCCCGGCGTGCGACGCGCGCTGTACGCCCGCCCCGACGAACTCGGCCAGGCCTTCAACTTCGAGTATCTCCAGACCGGTTGGGACGCCGACGGTCTGCGCCAGGTCATCACCGACTCACTGGCCGGGGCGCGGGCCGCGGGGGCGTCGGCCACCTGGGTCCTGTCCAACCACGACGTCATCCGCCACACCTCCCGGCTGATGCTGCCGCCCGGCACCGACGACAACGCCTGGCTGCTGTCCGGCGGCCACGCCCCCGCGATCGACACCGCCGCGGGTCTGCGCCGTGCCCGGGCGGCCACGCTCCTGATGCTGGCGCTGCCCGGCTCGTCGTACGTCTACCAGGGCGAGGAACTCGGCCTGCCCGAGGTGGCCGACCTGCCCGTCGAGGTGCTCCAGGACCCGATCTGGGAGCAGACGGGCCGGGTCCGCAAGGGCCGCGACGGATGCCGGGTCCCGCTGCCGTGGACGACGACGGGACCCTCGTACGGCTTCGGGGCCGGTGGCGCCTGGCTGCCGCAGCCGGAGAGCTTCGCGGAGTACGCCGTCGAGGCCCAGGACGGGACCGAGGGTTCGACCCTGGAGTTCTACCGAACCGCCCTCAGGCTGCGCCGCAAGCTCCAGGAGGGCGAGTCGCTGACCTGGGCGGACGACAGCCCGCCCGGAGTCCTGGACTTCGCCCGCCACGACGGCTGGCGGTGTGTCGCCAACCTGTCGGGAACGGCCGTACCGCTGCCGGCGGGCGAAGTGCTCCTGGCGAGCCGCCCGTTGGACGACGGGCGGCTCGGTCCGGACACCACCGTCTGGCTCGGTCCCTAG
- a CDS encoding cold-shock protein, which produces MATGTVKWFNAEKGFGFIEQDGGGADVFAHYSNIATQGFRELQEGQKVTFDVTQGQKGPQAENIVPA; this is translated from the coding sequence ATGGCCACCGGTACCGTGAAGTGGTTCAACGCGGAAAAGGGCTTCGGCTTCATCGAGCAGGACGGCGGCGGCGCCGACGTCTTCGCCCACTACTCGAACATCGCCACCCAGGGCTTCCGTGAGCTGCAGGAGGGCCAGAAGGTGACGTTCGACGTCACCCAGGGCCAGAAGGGCCCGCAGGCCGAGAACATCGTTCCCGCCTGA
- a CDS encoding DUF4142 domain-containing protein, with the protein MVRFSRNAMGTLFVGGALTLTLGALAYPSMLGLNTVSSAQDRVIAQTQWGPLTEQDRHFVVAVRAAGLWEYPLGQIGLRKGTTPEVKRASEHLVDGHAALDASCRKIAPMLNITLPNVASPQQLSFVNQIDSQTGKAFDSNFANILRTTHGSIFNTVAKIRSTTKNSLVRQLADQANNTVLDHITVMENTGLVNYDQALFQQTTPPKLPADDMTPPAPQPGEPMVVLTPPPTATATPNITP; encoded by the coding sequence ATGGTGCGCTTTTCGCGGAACGCGATGGGAACTCTCTTCGTGGGCGGTGCCCTCACGCTGACGTTGGGGGCGCTCGCCTACCCCTCGATGCTGGGCCTCAACACAGTGTCCAGCGCCCAGGACCGGGTCATCGCCCAGACGCAGTGGGGGCCGTTGACCGAGCAGGACCGTCACTTCGTGGTGGCCGTGCGCGCGGCCGGGCTGTGGGAGTACCCGCTCGGGCAGATCGGCCTGAGGAAGGGGACGACCCCGGAGGTCAAGAGGGCGTCCGAGCACCTCGTGGACGGACACGCGGCGCTGGACGCCAGCTGCCGCAAGATCGCCCCGATGCTGAACATCACCCTGCCGAACGTGGCGAGCCCGCAGCAGCTGTCCTTCGTGAACCAGATCGACTCGCAGACCGGCAAGGCATTCGACTCGAACTTCGCCAACATCCTGCGGACCACCCACGGTTCGATCTTCAACACGGTCGCGAAAATCCGTTCGACCACCAAGAACAGCCTGGTGCGTCAGCTGGCCGACCAGGCCAACAACACCGTCCTGGACCACATCACGGTCATGGAGAACACCGGCCTGGTCAACTACGACCAGGCCCTCTTCCAGCAGACCACCCCGCCGAAGCTGCCCGCGGACGACATGACTCCGCCGGCGCCGCAGCCCGGCGAGCCGATGGTCGTCCTCACCCCGCCGCCGACCGCGACCGCGACGCCGAACATCACGCCCTGA
- a CDS encoding SCO5918 family protein — protein MRCVIARYPFDLIKSEVETQMEGVRPEPLTGACVVIGRKVFPVKQVGEIITRQDRRDFTAFEVTRALTRLGFTCHATPPEAPADRSDSFPNLG, from the coding sequence ATGCGCTGCGTGATCGCCCGTTACCCCTTCGACCTGATCAAGTCCGAGGTGGAGACACAGATGGAGGGCGTCCGGCCGGAGCCCCTCACCGGGGCCTGCGTGGTCATCGGGCGCAAGGTGTTCCCGGTCAAGCAGGTCGGCGAGATCATCACCCGCCAGGACCGCCGCGACTTCACCGCCTTCGAGGTGACCAGGGCGCTCACCCGCCTCGGCTTCACCTGTCACGCCACGCCCCCCGAGGCCCCCGCCGACCGCTCGGACTCCTTCCCGAACCTGGGCTGA
- a CDS encoding DUF6479 family protein: MSMATYVLAASAGDVLNVIAAFTGGLVIAGALVWAVRLGMKVMDQELPHPRPEEQPKLPVSGPVREIREMREPDEMPVAEDKRERLMPYQVHAAGTRRGKDQNRKRWLPGSSGSFGSGGVGHT; this comes from the coding sequence ATGAGCATGGCAACGTATGTACTGGCGGCCTCAGCGGGCGATGTCCTCAACGTGATCGCCGCCTTCACCGGTGGCCTGGTCATCGCCGGGGCACTCGTGTGGGCCGTGCGACTGGGCATGAAGGTCATGGATCAGGAGCTGCCGCATCCCCGCCCGGAGGAGCAGCCGAAACTGCCCGTGTCCGGGCCGGTCCGCGAGATCCGGGAGATGCGGGAGCCGGACGAGATGCCGGTGGCGGAGGACAAACGGGAACGGCTGATGCCGTACCAGGTCCACGCCGCCGGGACCAGGCGGGGAAAGGACCAGAACCGGAAGCGCTGGCTGCCCGGTTCCAGCGGCTCCTTCGGCAGCGGCGGCGTCGGACACACGTGA